One genomic region from Streptomyces sp. NBC_01431 encodes:
- a CDS encoding PepSY-associated TM helix domain-containing protein yields MPIDRILMSADTPVRGAAPIAVPAPPTTWAALRPLALRLHFYAGVLVAPLLFVAAATGLLYALSFQAENLLYRHELRVPAGDTVRPLTEQVAAAKAAHPEGTVTAVWPSPERGATTRVLMNAPGLGADESLAVFVNPYDNEVRGALPSTGTSGALPLRSWLSSFHADLKLGEVGRNYSEIAASWLWVVALGGVLLWVGRRRRTRLLRPERGATGRRRTLSWHGSVGLWAAVGLVLLSATGLTWSRYAGENVAELKDRLGGATPTVAAATVAGMGGHEHHEGMAMPPAAPSALTLDQVAATARAQGVRASVQITLPSQGKGFVVRERDSAFPVHLDSVAVDPADGRVMDVLRFSDYPLLAQLTRFGIDAHMGVFLGLANQLALAALAVALMALIGWGYRMWWQRRPTKGGAFGVGRPQPRGAWRKVPWPVLVPLAALTAAVGWFLPLLGISLLVFLAGDLLWGLRGRLRGA; encoded by the coding sequence ATGCCGATCGACAGGATCCTCATGTCTGCCGACACCCCGGTGCGGGGCGCCGCGCCCATCGCGGTCCCCGCCCCACCCACCACCTGGGCCGCGTTGCGGCCTCTCGCCCTGCGGCTGCACTTCTACGCGGGGGTGCTGGTCGCGCCGCTGCTCTTCGTCGCCGCCGCCACCGGACTGCTCTACGCCCTCTCCTTCCAGGCCGAGAACCTGCTGTACCGGCACGAACTGCGGGTCCCCGCGGGCGACACCGTGCGGCCGCTCACCGAGCAGGTCGCCGCCGCGAAGGCCGCGCACCCCGAAGGCACGGTGACCGCGGTGTGGCCCTCGCCCGAGCGCGGCGCCACCACCCGTGTCCTGATGAACGCCCCGGGGCTCGGCGCGGACGAGTCCCTCGCCGTGTTCGTGAACCCGTACGACAACGAGGTACGCGGCGCGCTCCCCAGCACCGGAACATCCGGGGCGCTTCCGCTGCGCAGCTGGCTGTCCTCCTTCCATGCCGATCTCAAGCTCGGCGAGGTGGGCCGCAACTACAGTGAAATCGCGGCCAGTTGGCTCTGGGTCGTCGCCCTGGGCGGAGTCCTGCTGTGGGTCGGCCGCCGCAGGCGGACCCGGCTGCTGCGGCCCGAGCGCGGCGCCACCGGCCGCCGCCGCACCCTGTCCTGGCACGGCTCGGTCGGACTGTGGGCGGCCGTGGGCCTGGTGCTCCTCTCGGCCACCGGACTCACCTGGTCGCGGTACGCGGGCGAGAACGTCGCCGAGCTCAAGGACCGGCTCGGCGGTGCCACCCCCACCGTCGCGGCGGCCACCGTCGCGGGCATGGGCGGTCATGAGCACCACGAGGGCATGGCGATGCCGCCCGCCGCGCCCTCCGCTCTCACCCTCGACCAGGTGGCCGCGACCGCCCGCGCTCAGGGCGTCCGGGCGAGCGTCCAGATCACGCTGCCGAGCCAGGGCAAGGGCTTCGTGGTGCGCGAGCGCGACAGCGCGTTCCCCGTGCACCTCGACTCGGTCGCCGTCGACCCCGCCGACGGCCGGGTCATGGACGTGCTGCGCTTCTCGGACTACCCCCTGCTCGCCCAGCTGACCCGCTTCGGCATCGACGCCCACATGGGTGTCTTCCTCGGCCTCGCCAACCAACTCGCCCTCGCGGCCCTCGCGGTCGCCCTGATGGCGCTGATCGGGTGGGGCTACCGCATGTGGTGGCAGCGCAGGCCCACCAAGGGGGGCGCCTTCGGCGTCGGCCGCCCGCAGCCGCGCGGCGCCTGGCGCAAGGTGCCGTGGCCGGTACTGGTTCCGCTCGCGGCGCTGACCGCGGCGGTCGGCTGGTTCCTTCCGCTGCTCGGGATCAGCCTGCTGGTGTTCCTGGCCGGAGACCTGCTGTGGGGCCTGCGCGGCCGTCTGCGCGGGGCCTGA
- a CDS encoding SGNH/GDSL hydrolase family protein: MPDSRRSRRARTTGAALLAAAALAVTAGCQSDGGPAGARATATAKPSPSPTPTWDRSPKSLAAVGDSITRGFDACTVLADCPEVSWATGSDAQVDSLALRLLGPAAPAHSWNFAKTGARMADLPAQMGQAAVQHPGLVTVMAGANDACRDDVSDMTPVASFRADFRAALRQLRSVSPKSQVYVSSVPDLKRLWSTGRGSPLGKQIWKLGICQSMLADADDLGAAATERRSAVYDRVVAYNTVLKDVCAEDRACRYDGGAVFDYDFGGGQLSPWDWFHPSRDGQSRLAEIAYRKVTATG, translated from the coding sequence ATGCCGGACAGCCGCCGGAGCCGTCGCGCCCGCACCACCGGCGCCGCCCTTCTCGCCGCGGCGGCCCTCGCCGTCACCGCCGGCTGCCAGTCCGACGGCGGGCCCGCGGGCGCGCGTGCGACGGCCACCGCGAAGCCGTCGCCGAGCCCCACCCCCACGTGGGACCGCAGTCCGAAGTCACTGGCCGCGGTGGGCGACTCCATCACCCGCGGCTTCGACGCCTGTACGGTGCTCGCCGACTGCCCCGAGGTCTCCTGGGCGACCGGAAGCGACGCCCAGGTCGACTCGCTCGCCCTGCGGCTGCTCGGCCCGGCGGCCCCCGCGCACAGCTGGAACTTCGCGAAGACCGGCGCCAGGATGGCCGATCTGCCCGCCCAGATGGGCCAGGCCGCGGTGCAGCACCCGGGCCTGGTCACCGTGATGGCCGGGGCGAACGACGCCTGCCGCGACGACGTCTCGGACATGACGCCGGTGGCCTCCTTCCGCGCGGACTTCCGGGCGGCCCTGCGCCAGTTGCGCTCCGTGTCGCCGAAGTCGCAGGTGTACGTGTCGAGCGTGCCCGATCTGAAGCGGCTGTGGTCGACCGGTCGGGGCAGCCCGCTGGGCAAGCAGATCTGGAAGCTGGGCATCTGCCAGTCGATGCTGGCCGACGCCGACGACCTGGGCGCCGCCGCGACCGAGCGGCGCTCGGCGGTGTACGACCGGGTCGTGGCGTACAACACGGTCCTCAAGGACGTGTGCGCCGAGGACCGCGCCTGCCGCTATGACGGCGGCGCGGTCTTCGACTACGACTTCGGCGGCGGCCAGTTGAGCCCCTGGGACTGGTTCCATCCGAGCAGGGACGGCCAGAGCCGGCTCGCCGAGATCGCCTACCGAAAGGTGACGGCGACCGGCTGA
- a CDS encoding pyroglutamyl peptidase yields MTFCTLLGPAPAQAAAPPEAPTVEEQRLDQAAPKEILERSGFDGVAPEFTRRLAGIRSYGAAERLVDREGTRLWRRAVDRVQGRGPAGGDLSRDDDRPLYWARLGLTRELRLWQPEFGLTDDQRATLLDRLEQTSRGQSDVGYPQGKGFKRILLTGFDPFTLDSDIRISNPSGATALALDGTWIRTADGQLARIETVTFPVRWQDFADGVVERALAPVLPKVDLFTTVSQGRVGRIDVERFNGAWRGGFPDNLDVSRTEQVPVSDPATQPQWTTTTLPHKDIVSANTGRFPVYDHTSVTEIPAGATEPVDRPDGPTPGSTARAGGGGDYLSNEIAYRATLLRDRLGLSIPGGHVHTPVLEFGPGNTDPATGSVTDPVFVRNRLDIVAQMRAIVGVAAE; encoded by the coding sequence ATGACGTTCTGCACACTGCTCGGCCCCGCTCCGGCGCAGGCCGCGGCCCCGCCCGAGGCTCCCACGGTGGAGGAGCAACGCCTGGACCAGGCGGCGCCGAAGGAGATCCTTGAGCGCAGTGGATTCGACGGCGTGGCACCGGAGTTCACGCGGCGGCTGGCGGGCATACGGTCGTACGGAGCGGCCGAGCGGCTCGTCGACCGCGAGGGGACGCGGCTGTGGCGGCGCGCGGTGGACCGGGTGCAGGGCCGGGGACCCGCGGGCGGCGACCTGAGCCGCGACGACGACCGCCCGCTGTACTGGGCCCGGCTCGGCCTGACGCGTGAACTGCGGCTCTGGCAGCCGGAGTTCGGGCTGACCGACGACCAACGCGCGACCCTCCTCGACCGCCTGGAGCAGACCTCCCGGGGGCAGAGCGACGTCGGCTACCCGCAGGGCAAGGGCTTCAAGCGGATCCTGCTGACCGGCTTCGACCCGTTCACGCTGGACAGCGACATCCGGATCAGCAACCCCTCGGGGGCGACCGCGCTCGCCCTGGACGGCACCTGGATCCGCACCGCGGACGGGCAGCTCGCGCGGATCGAGACGGTGACGTTCCCGGTGCGCTGGCAGGACTTCGCGGACGGCGTGGTCGAGCGGGCGCTGGCGCCGGTGCTGCCGAAGGTGGACCTCTTCACGACCGTGAGCCAGGGCCGCGTCGGCCGCATCGACGTCGAGCGCTTCAACGGGGCCTGGCGGGGCGGCTTCCCCGACAACCTCGACGTGTCGCGCACCGAGCAGGTGCCCGTGAGCGACCCGGCGACGCAGCCGCAGTGGACCACGACCACGCTCCCGCACAAGGACATCGTGTCAGCGAACACCGGCCGTTTCCCGGTGTACGACCACACCTCGGTCACCGAGATCCCGGCCGGTGCGACCGAGCCGGTGGACCGCCCGGACGGCCCGACCCCCGGCTCCACCGCGCGCGCCGGGGGCGGCGGCGACTACCTCTCCAACGAGATCGCCTACCGTGCCACGCTGCTCCGCGACCGCCTGGGCCTGAGCATTCCGGGCGGCCATGTGCACACCCCGGTCCTTGAGTTCGGACCGGGCAACACCGATCCGGCGACGGGCTCGGTGACGGACCCGGTGTTCGTCCGCAACCGCCTGGACATCGTGGCGCAGATGAGGGCGATCGTGGGGGTGGCGGCGGAGTAG
- a CDS encoding EI24 domain-containing protein, translating to MRDLGAGFGYLVKGQRWVAGHGRSLGFGLLPGLVTLVLYVGALIGLACGADDFVGWVTPFADGWSSPWLGLFRGFLTMLVFALGLFLAVISFTAVTLLVGQPFYEKLSADVDRAESGGDAPESGLSLGRELWISARDSLRILVRVACYGVLLFALGFVPVVGQSVIPAIGFCVTGFFLAEELTAVALQRRGMELKSRLTLLRSRRAMTLGFGVPLALAFVVPLVAVFLMPGAVAGATLMVRDLLQENDEEADDAEDAHASVRVPQTP from the coding sequence ATGCGTGATCTAGGGGCGGGCTTCGGTTATCTGGTCAAGGGACAGCGATGGGTCGCCGGGCACGGCAGGTCCCTCGGGTTCGGGCTGCTGCCGGGCCTCGTCACCCTCGTCCTGTACGTGGGCGCGCTGATCGGACTCGCCTGTGGCGCCGACGACTTCGTGGGCTGGGTGACCCCCTTCGCCGACGGCTGGTCCTCGCCCTGGCTCGGTCTGTTCCGCGGCTTCCTGACCATGCTGGTCTTCGCGCTCGGCCTGTTCCTCGCCGTGATCTCCTTCACCGCGGTGACCCTGCTCGTCGGCCAGCCCTTCTACGAGAAGCTGTCGGCGGACGTGGACCGGGCCGAGAGCGGCGGCGACGCCCCCGAATCGGGTCTCTCGCTCGGGCGCGAACTGTGGATCTCCGCCCGTGACTCCCTGCGCATCCTGGTCCGGGTCGCGTGCTACGGCGTCCTGCTCTTCGCCCTCGGCTTCGTCCCGGTGGTCGGCCAGAGCGTGATCCCCGCGATCGGCTTCTGCGTCACCGGCTTCTTCCTGGCCGAAGAGCTGACCGCGGTCGCCCTCCAGCGCCGCGGCATGGAACTGAAGTCCCGTCTGACGCTGCTGCGTTCGCGCCGCGCGATGACCCTGGGCTTCGGCGTACCCCTGGCGCTCGCCTTCGTGGTCCCGCTCGTCGCGGTGTTCCTGATGCCGGGCGCGGTCGCGGGCGCGACCCTGATGGTGCGCGACCTCCTCCAGGAGAACGACGAGGAGGCGGACGACGCCGAGGACGCCCACGCATCCGTCCGGGTCCCGCAAACCCCTTGA
- a CDS encoding TetR/AcrR family transcriptional regulator, with protein sequence MARTRSARSEERRAEILRAALEVIAERGYRGASLGAVAERVGLTQQGLLHYFPTKQALLVAALEERDQWDTGGRRASPDGWRLELLASLVEYNAMRPGVVQTFSALLGESVTAGHPARPFFTRRYAQVREEMAAVLRAEFGDRLPGGLTPRQAAPLLAAVMDGLQYQWLLDPESVDMAAAFRDFVTLLHGPDVS encoded by the coding sequence ATGGCGAGGACCAGGAGCGCCAGAAGCGAGGAGCGACGCGCGGAGATCCTGCGCGCCGCCCTCGAAGTGATCGCGGAACGCGGCTACCGGGGTGCGTCCCTCGGCGCGGTCGCCGAACGGGTCGGGCTCACCCAGCAGGGCCTGCTCCACTACTTCCCGACGAAGCAGGCGCTGCTCGTCGCCGCTCTGGAGGAGCGGGACCAGTGGGACACCGGCGGCCGGCGGGCCTCGCCGGACGGCTGGCGCCTCGAACTGCTCGCCTCCCTGGTCGAGTACAACGCGATGCGGCCCGGCGTCGTCCAGACGTTCTCGGCGCTGCTCGGCGAATCGGTGACGGCCGGGCATCCGGCCCGCCCGTTCTTCACCCGCCGCTACGCGCAGGTGCGCGAGGAGATGGCGGCGGTGCTGCGGGCCGAGTTCGGCGACCGGCTGCCCGGCGGGCTGACCCCGCGGCAGGCGGCCCCGCTGCTCGCCGCGGTGATGGACGGCCTCCAGTACCAGTGGCTGCTCGACCCGGAGTCCGTGGACATGGCGGCCGCCTTCCGCGACTTCGTGACGCTGCTGCACGGCCCGGACGTCTCATAA
- a CDS encoding DUF3145 domain-containing protein, protein MTTRGVLYVHSAPRALCPHVEWAVGGVLGVRVQLDWIRQPASPGTWRAEFSWRGEPGTASKLASALRGWHLLRFEVTAEPCPTAEGERYSATPDLGIFHAVTGMHGDILIPEDRLRAALARSVQGETDLEAEIAKLLGKPWDDELEPFRYAGEGAPVRWLHQVV, encoded by the coding sequence GTGACGACACGTGGAGTTCTGTACGTCCACTCCGCCCCCCGCGCGCTCTGCCCGCACGTCGAATGGGCGGTGGGCGGCGTCCTGGGGGTGCGCGTCCAGCTCGACTGGATCCGCCAGCCCGCCTCGCCCGGCACCTGGAGAGCCGAGTTCTCCTGGCGGGGCGAGCCGGGCACCGCCTCCAAACTCGCCTCCGCGCTGCGCGGCTGGCACCTGCTGCGCTTCGAGGTCACGGCCGAGCCCTGCCCCACCGCTGAGGGCGAACGCTACAGCGCCACGCCCGACCTCGGCATCTTTCACGCCGTCACCGGAATGCACGGCGACATCCTGATCCCCGAGGACCGGCTGCGCGCCGCTCTCGCCCGGTCCGTCCAGGGCGAGACCGACCTGGAGGCCGAGATCGCCAAGCTGCTCGGCAAGCCCTGGGACGACGAGCTGGAGCCCTTCCGCTACGCGGGCGAGGGCGCCCCCGTCCGCTGGCTGCACCAGGTCGTCTGA